Proteins from one Toxotes jaculatrix isolate fToxJac2 chromosome 13, fToxJac2.pri, whole genome shotgun sequence genomic window:
- the cacng8a gene encoding calcium channel, voltage-dependent, gamma subunit 8a isoform X2, giving the protein MEAKGRNMPPAMVWCERGIQVLLTTMGAFAAFALMTVAIGTDYWLYARAFICNSTANSSQEDSNNKDKKDPGALTHSGLWRICCLEGLKRGVCSQINHFPEDADYDQDAAEYLLRVVRASSIFPILSAILLLLGGVCVASSTFYKSKRNIILGGGILFVAAGLSNIIGVIVYISAALSDISPKKDEDKKWHYSYGWSFYFGGLSFILAEMVGVLAVNIYIEKNKELRCRSRTDLFKSTTHAMLRLPSYRFRRRSRSSSRSTDPPRSQETSPIGTSKTFSLPPSAPPFSVATLPNPHHTSSGGSGGGGDISMYTLSRDSKLGSLGGGAPPLYGTVDRATLYQLHNYFPKDSSGGGSGGGGGAVISSGTLPSHSKSNLAAAAAVAQNAAPLNTSTSAATPAQPAPISTATMERDRGNVGTLDRLTAKRDRDSNSDTLNRKTTPV; this is encoded by the exons atggaggcgAAAGGCAGAAACATGCccccag CGATGGTGTGGTGTGAGCGGGGCATCCAGGTGCTGCTGACCACCATGGGGGCGTTTGCAGCCTTTGCCCTGATGACAGTGGCTATTGGTACAGACTACTGGCTGTACGCCCGGGCTTTCATCTGCAACAGCACGGCCAACTCGTCCCAGGAGGATTCCAACAACAAGGACAAGAAGGACCCTGGGGCTCTCACCCACTCTGGTCTCTGGAGGATCTGCTGCCTGGAAG GCTTGAAGCGAGGTGTGTGTTCCCAGATCAATCATTTCCCAGAGGACGCAGACTACGACCAAGATGCTGCAGAGTATTTGCTGC GCGTGGTGCGAGCCTCCAGCATCTTCCCCATCCTCAGCGCCATACTGCTCCTGCTGGGGGGAGTGTGTGTTGCTTCCAGCACCTTCTACAAGAGCAAAAGGAACATTATACTCGGTGGAGGAATTCTCTTTGTAGCTGCAG GGCTCAGCAACATCATTGGAGTGATCGTGTACATCTCAGCAGCGCTGAGTGACATTTCCCCCAAGAAGGACGAGGACAAGAAGTGGCACTACTCTTACGGCTGGTCCTTCTACTTCGGCGGCCTGTCCTTCATCCTCGCCGAGATGGTAGGTGTCCTCGCCGTCAACATCTACATTGAGAAGAACAAGGAGCTGCGTTGCCGCTCTCGCACCGACCTCTTCAAGAGCACCACGCACGCCATGCTGCGGCTGCCCAGCTACCGTTTCAGACGGCGCTCTCGCTCCAGCTCACGTTCCACCGACCCGCCGCGCTCCCAGGAGACCTCGCCCATCGGCACCTCCAAAACCTTCAGCCTGCCGCCCTCTGCTCCGCCGTTCTCTGTGGCCACTCTGCCCAACCCGCACCACAccagcagtggtggaagcggAGGAGGAGGCGACATCTCCATGTACACCCTGTCGAGGGACTCCAAGCTGGGCAGCCTGGGAGGCGGTGCCCCACCTCTCTACGGCACGGTGGACCGCGCCACGCTCTACCAGCTCCACAACTACTTTCCAAAAGATTCCAGTGGAGGCGGCAGCggcggtggaggaggagcagtgaTAAGCAGCGGTACCCTGCCATCTCACTCCAAGTCCAACTTGGCAGCGGCGGCAGCTGTGGCCCAGAATGCAGCACCGCTGAATACATCCACATCAGCTGCCACTCCAGCCCAGCCGGCCCCTATATCTACAGCCACCATGGAGAGGGACAGGGGTAACGTGGGAACCCTGGACCGACTGACAGCCAAAAGGGACAGGGATAGCAACTCAGATACGCTTAACAGGAAAACTACGCCAGTTTAA
- the cacng8a gene encoding calcium channel, voltage-dependent, gamma subunit 8a isoform X1: MEAKGRNMPPDISFLPRPAMVWCERGIQVLLTTMGAFAAFALMTVAIGTDYWLYARAFICNSTANSSQEDSNNKDKKDPGALTHSGLWRICCLEGLKRGVCSQINHFPEDADYDQDAAEYLLRVVRASSIFPILSAILLLLGGVCVASSTFYKSKRNIILGGGILFVAAGLSNIIGVIVYISAALSDISPKKDEDKKWHYSYGWSFYFGGLSFILAEMVGVLAVNIYIEKNKELRCRSRTDLFKSTTHAMLRLPSYRFRRRSRSSSRSTDPPRSQETSPIGTSKTFSLPPSAPPFSVATLPNPHHTSSGGSGGGGDISMYTLSRDSKLGSLGGGAPPLYGTVDRATLYQLHNYFPKDSSGGGSGGGGGAVISSGTLPSHSKSNLAAAAAVAQNAAPLNTSTSAATPAQPAPISTATMERDRGNVGTLDRLTAKRDRDSNSDTLNRKTTPV; the protein is encoded by the exons atggaggcgAAAGGCAGAAACATGCccccag ATATTAGTTTCCTTCCCCGCCCAGCGATGGTGTGGTGTGAGCGGGGCATCCAGGTGCTGCTGACCACCATGGGGGCGTTTGCAGCCTTTGCCCTGATGACAGTGGCTATTGGTACAGACTACTGGCTGTACGCCCGGGCTTTCATCTGCAACAGCACGGCCAACTCGTCCCAGGAGGATTCCAACAACAAGGACAAGAAGGACCCTGGGGCTCTCACCCACTCTGGTCTCTGGAGGATCTGCTGCCTGGAAG GCTTGAAGCGAGGTGTGTGTTCCCAGATCAATCATTTCCCAGAGGACGCAGACTACGACCAAGATGCTGCAGAGTATTTGCTGC GCGTGGTGCGAGCCTCCAGCATCTTCCCCATCCTCAGCGCCATACTGCTCCTGCTGGGGGGAGTGTGTGTTGCTTCCAGCACCTTCTACAAGAGCAAAAGGAACATTATACTCGGTGGAGGAATTCTCTTTGTAGCTGCAG GGCTCAGCAACATCATTGGAGTGATCGTGTACATCTCAGCAGCGCTGAGTGACATTTCCCCCAAGAAGGACGAGGACAAGAAGTGGCACTACTCTTACGGCTGGTCCTTCTACTTCGGCGGCCTGTCCTTCATCCTCGCCGAGATGGTAGGTGTCCTCGCCGTCAACATCTACATTGAGAAGAACAAGGAGCTGCGTTGCCGCTCTCGCACCGACCTCTTCAAGAGCACCACGCACGCCATGCTGCGGCTGCCCAGCTACCGTTTCAGACGGCGCTCTCGCTCCAGCTCACGTTCCACCGACCCGCCGCGCTCCCAGGAGACCTCGCCCATCGGCACCTCCAAAACCTTCAGCCTGCCGCCCTCTGCTCCGCCGTTCTCTGTGGCCACTCTGCCCAACCCGCACCACAccagcagtggtggaagcggAGGAGGAGGCGACATCTCCATGTACACCCTGTCGAGGGACTCCAAGCTGGGCAGCCTGGGAGGCGGTGCCCCACCTCTCTACGGCACGGTGGACCGCGCCACGCTCTACCAGCTCCACAACTACTTTCCAAAAGATTCCAGTGGAGGCGGCAGCggcggtggaggaggagcagtgaTAAGCAGCGGTACCCTGCCATCTCACTCCAAGTCCAACTTGGCAGCGGCGGCAGCTGTGGCCCAGAATGCAGCACCGCTGAATACATCCACATCAGCTGCCACTCCAGCCCAGCCGGCCCCTATATCTACAGCCACCATGGAGAGGGACAGGGGTAACGTGGGAACCCTGGACCGACTGACAGCCAAAAGGGACAGGGATAGCAACTCAGATACGCTTAACAGGAAAACTACGCCAGTTTAA
- the cacng7a gene encoding calcium channel, voltage-dependent, gamma subunit 7a isoform X3: MSSFSTRALTLLSSVFGACGLLLVGVAVSTDYWLLMEEGIVLQQNQTTEVKMALHSGLWRVCFVAGPEKGRCVASEYFTEPEIEITTENTANILKMVRTATPFPMVSLLFVFTAFVISNIGHIRPQRTILAFVSGIFFILSGLSLVVGLVLYISSINDEVMNRPREPELFFHYHYGWSFAFAASSFLLKEGAGVMSVYLFMKRYAEEELYRPHPALYRPRMSDCSDYSGQFLHPDSWPPPQRGRSASDVSSDISIQLNQTPPSHPPPKGAVPPPRYHTHMRMSASPC; the protein is encoded by the exons ATGAGTTCGTTCAGTACGAGGGCTCTGACGCTGCTCTCGTCAGTTTTCGGGGCCTGTGGTTTGCTGTTGGTGGGCGTCGCCGTGTCCACAGATTACTGGCTGCTGATGGAGGAGGGAATCGTCCTACAGCAGAACCAGACCACCGAGGTGAAGATGGCCCTGCACTCCGGCCTGTGGAGGGTGTGCTTTGTGGCAG gaCCTGAGAAGGGCAGATGTGTGGCATCAGAATATTTCACCGAGCCAGAGATAGAGATCACGACAGAAAATACAGCCAACATACTCA AAATGGTCCGAACTGCCACCCCCTTCCCCATGGTGTCTCTGCTCTTCGTCTTCACCGCTTTCGTCATCAGCAACATCGGACACATCCGGCCGCAGCGCACCATACTCGCCTTCGTTTCTGGAATATTCTTCATACTGTCAG gtcTCAGTCTGGTGGTGGGTCTGGTCTTGTATATCTCAAGTATCAATGATGAGGTGATGAACCGACCCAGAGAGCCAGAGCTGTTCTTCCACTACCACTACGGCTGGTCCTTCGCCTTCGCCgcctcctccttcctgctcaAAGAG GGTGCAGGAGTGATGTCCGTCTACCTCTTTATGAAACGTTACGCTGAGGAGGAGCTGTACAGGCCTCACCCTGCGCTCTACCGCCCCCGCATGTCCGACTGCAGCGACTACAGTGGCCAGTTCCTCCATCCAGACTCCTGGCCCCCGCCGCAGCGCGGTCGCAGCGCCTCCGACGTCTCCTCCGACATCTCCATCCAGCTCAACCAGACTCCACCCTCACATCCGCCTCCCAAGGGGG CCGTTCCCCCTCCCCGCTATCACACGCACATGCGAATGAGCGCCTCGCCATGCTAG
- the cacng7a gene encoding calcium channel, voltage-dependent, gamma subunit 7a isoform X2, translating to MSSFSTRALTLLSSVFGACGLLLVGVAVSTDYWLLMEEGIVLQQNQTTEVKMALHSGLWRVCFVAGPEKGRCVASEYFTEPEIEITTENTANILKMVRTATPFPMVSLLFVFTAFVISNIGHIRPQRTILAFVSGIFFILSGLSLVVGLVLYISSINDEVMNRPREPELFFHYHYGWSFAFAASSFLLKEGAGVMSVYLFMKRYAEEELYRPHPALYRPRMSDCSDYSGQFLHPDSWPPPQRGRSASDVSSDISIQLNQTPPSHPPPKGGSSSHPTPSSSGPSSAASYQLQPASSSSTSSSYPHPLHPAPHPHPSGPPPQSLPMAAPPSAVPPPRYHTHMRMSASPC from the exons ATGAGTTCGTTCAGTACGAGGGCTCTGACGCTGCTCTCGTCAGTTTTCGGGGCCTGTGGTTTGCTGTTGGTGGGCGTCGCCGTGTCCACAGATTACTGGCTGCTGATGGAGGAGGGAATCGTCCTACAGCAGAACCAGACCACCGAGGTGAAGATGGCCCTGCACTCCGGCCTGTGGAGGGTGTGCTTTGTGGCAG gaCCTGAGAAGGGCAGATGTGTGGCATCAGAATATTTCACCGAGCCAGAGATAGAGATCACGACAGAAAATACAGCCAACATACTCA AAATGGTCCGAACTGCCACCCCCTTCCCCATGGTGTCTCTGCTCTTCGTCTTCACCGCTTTCGTCATCAGCAACATCGGACACATCCGGCCGCAGCGCACCATACTCGCCTTCGTTTCTGGAATATTCTTCATACTGTCAG gtcTCAGTCTGGTGGTGGGTCTGGTCTTGTATATCTCAAGTATCAATGATGAGGTGATGAACCGACCCAGAGAGCCAGAGCTGTTCTTCCACTACCACTACGGCTGGTCCTTCGCCTTCGCCgcctcctccttcctgctcaAAGAG GGTGCAGGAGTGATGTCCGTCTACCTCTTTATGAAACGTTACGCTGAGGAGGAGCTGTACAGGCCTCACCCTGCGCTCTACCGCCCCCGCATGTCCGACTGCAGCGACTACAGTGGCCAGTTCCTCCATCCAGACTCCTGGCCCCCGCCGCAGCGCGGTCGCAGCGCCTCCGACGTCTCCTCCGACATCTCCATCCAGCTCAACCAGACTCCACCCTCACATCCGCCTCCCAAGGGGGGCAGCAGCTCCCACCCGacaccctcctcctctgggCCTTCATCGGCAGCCAGCTACCAGCTCCAGCcggcctcttcctcctccacctcctcctcctatcCACACCCCCTTCACCCAGCC CCCCACCCCCATCCAAGCGGGCCCCCGCCCCAGTCCCTGCCCATGGCGGCGCCACCCTCAGCCGTTCCCCCTCCCCGCTATCACACGCACATGCGAATGAGCGCCTCGCCATGCTAG
- the cacng7a gene encoding calcium channel, voltage-dependent, gamma subunit 7a isoform X1 encodes MSSFSTRALTLLSSVFGACGLLLVGVAVSTDYWLLMEEGIVLQQNQTTEVKMALHSGLWRVCFVAGPEKGRCVASEYFTEPEIEITTENTANILKMVRTATPFPMVSLLFVFTAFVISNIGHIRPQRTILAFVSGIFFILSGLSLVVGLVLYISSINDEVMNRPREPELFFHYHYGWSFAFAASSFLLKEGAGVMSVYLFMKRYAEEELYRPHPALYRPRMSDCSDYSGQFLHPDSWPPPQRGRSASDVSSDISIQLNQTPPSHPPPKGGSSSHPTPSSSGPSSAASYQLQPASSSSTSSSYPHPLHPAVTSTLPRASHAHGHPQPHPHPSGPPPQSLPMAAPPSAVPPPRYHTHMRMSASPC; translated from the exons ATGAGTTCGTTCAGTACGAGGGCTCTGACGCTGCTCTCGTCAGTTTTCGGGGCCTGTGGTTTGCTGTTGGTGGGCGTCGCCGTGTCCACAGATTACTGGCTGCTGATGGAGGAGGGAATCGTCCTACAGCAGAACCAGACCACCGAGGTGAAGATGGCCCTGCACTCCGGCCTGTGGAGGGTGTGCTTTGTGGCAG gaCCTGAGAAGGGCAGATGTGTGGCATCAGAATATTTCACCGAGCCAGAGATAGAGATCACGACAGAAAATACAGCCAACATACTCA AAATGGTCCGAACTGCCACCCCCTTCCCCATGGTGTCTCTGCTCTTCGTCTTCACCGCTTTCGTCATCAGCAACATCGGACACATCCGGCCGCAGCGCACCATACTCGCCTTCGTTTCTGGAATATTCTTCATACTGTCAG gtcTCAGTCTGGTGGTGGGTCTGGTCTTGTATATCTCAAGTATCAATGATGAGGTGATGAACCGACCCAGAGAGCCAGAGCTGTTCTTCCACTACCACTACGGCTGGTCCTTCGCCTTCGCCgcctcctccttcctgctcaAAGAG GGTGCAGGAGTGATGTCCGTCTACCTCTTTATGAAACGTTACGCTGAGGAGGAGCTGTACAGGCCTCACCCTGCGCTCTACCGCCCCCGCATGTCCGACTGCAGCGACTACAGTGGCCAGTTCCTCCATCCAGACTCCTGGCCCCCGCCGCAGCGCGGTCGCAGCGCCTCCGACGTCTCCTCCGACATCTCCATCCAGCTCAACCAGACTCCACCCTCACATCCGCCTCCCAAGGGGGGCAGCAGCTCCCACCCGacaccctcctcctctgggCCTTCATCGGCAGCCAGCTACCAGCTCCAGCcggcctcttcctcctccacctcctcctcctatcCACACCCCCTTCACCCAGCCGTCACCTCCACCCTTCCCAGGGCCTCCCATGCCCACGGTCACCCTCAGCCCCACCCCCATCCAAGCGGGCCCCCGCCCCAGTCCCTGCCCATGGCGGCGCCACCCTCAGCCGTTCCCCCTCCCCGCTATCACACGCACATGCGAATGAGCGCCTCGCCATGCTAG